The Acidipropionibacterium virtanenii DNA segment GATCTCTCCGGTCTGGCAGGTGACGGGGGTGCCGTCCCAGCGCACCGACTTGCCGTTGGACTCCATGGTGAGCTGCTGCAGGTAGGCCGGGAAGCGGTGCATGTACTGCGAGTAGGGCAGCACGGCGTGGGAGTGGGCGTTCCAGAAGTTGACGTACCAGATGTTGAGCAGCCCCATCAGCAGGGGCACGTTCTGCTCGGGCGCGGCGGTGGCGAAGTGCTCGTCGATGGCGTGGAAACCCGACAGGAAGTCGGCGAACCCCTCGGGGCCGATGGCCACCGCCAGGGCCGTGCCGACCGCCGAGTCGACGGAGTAGCGCCCGCCCACCCAGGACCAGAACCCGAAGGCGTTTGCCGGGTCGATGCCGAACGCGGCCACCCGGTCCAGGGCGGTGGAGACGGCGACGAAGTGCTTGGCCACCGCAGCGTTGCGAGCCTCCTCGGTGTCCTCGACGGCGCCGGCCGCGACCAGTCCGTCGAGCAGCCAGGTGCGCACGCAGCGGGCGTTGGTGAGGGTCTCCAGAGTGGTGAAGGTCTTGGAGGCGACGATCACCAGGGTGGTCTCGGGATCGAGATCCGCGGTCTTGACGGCGGCGTCGGTGGGATCGATGTTGGAGATGAAACGGCACTCCAGGCCGTCCTGGACGTAGGGCCTGAGGGCCTCGTAGGCCATCACCGGGCCCAGATCCGAGCCGCCGATGCCGATATTGACGATGGTGCGGATCGGCTTGCCGGTGGCACCCTTCCACTCGCCGGAGCGCACCTGGCGGGCGAAGTCGTAGATCCGCTCGAGCACCTCGTGGACGTCGGCCACGGCGTCCTGCCCGTCGACGGTCAGTGAGTCGCCGGCCGGACGGCGCAGCGCGGTGTGCAGGACGGCGCGGTCCTCGGTGACGTTGATGTGCTCACCGGAGTACATGGCGTCGCGGCGGGCAGGGATGCGGACCTGATCGGCCAGCTCGAGCAGAGCGTCGCGCACCTCATCGGTGAGGAGGTTCTTGGACAGGTCGACGTGGAGGTCGGCGGCCTCGAAGGTGTAGCGCTGCGCGCGACCGGGATCGGCGTCGAACCAGCGGCGCAGCACGTGCGGCCCGTCGACGATGGTGGGCTGGAGCTGGGCGAGCTTGTCCCATGCGGGGGTGGAGGTGGCATCAACCGGTGTCGTCATGACCACAGCCTAGACAACCCGCGAGCACATCCGGGAGGGTAATGGCGCAGTACTGCCCGGTACGGCATTGGGGGTGACGCCCGGCGGTTCAGGCCCTCTCGTCGGCGATGACCGCCAGCACCGATCGGCAGCGCTCGCGCAGGGCCGGCAGGGCGGCGTCGGTACAGGCGTCGCCCACCAGGATCTCGTCCAGGCAGGCCGCCGGCGCCCCCGCCGAGATCCACTTGCGCAGCGCGTAGCTGCCGACGCCGCCGCGCGGCAGGCAGGGAACGCCGGGGACCAGTTCTGCAAGGGCGGGGCCGTAGGTGGCCGAGCCGATGTCGGCGGGAACCACCTGGACGGC contains these protein-coding regions:
- the pgi gene encoding glucose-6-phosphate isomerase — encoded protein: MTTPVDATSTPAWDKLAQLQPTIVDGPHVLRRWFDADPGRAQRYTFEAADLHVDLSKNLLTDEVRDALLELADQVRIPARRDAMYSGEHINVTEDRAVLHTALRRPAGDSLTVDGQDAVADVHEVLERIYDFARQVRSGEWKGATGKPIRTIVNIGIGGSDLGPVMAYEALRPYVQDGLECRFISNIDPTDAAVKTADLDPETTLVIVASKTFTTLETLTNARCVRTWLLDGLVAAGAVEDTEEARNAAVAKHFVAVSTALDRVAAFGIDPANAFGFWSWVGGRYSVDSAVGTALAVAIGPEGFADFLSGFHAIDEHFATAAPEQNVPLLMGLLNIWYVNFWNAHSHAVLPYSQYMHRFPAYLQQLTMESNGKSVRWDGTPVTCQTGEIFWGEPGTNGQHAFYQLIHQGTRVIPADFIAVANPTHPTKDGGTDVHELFLSNFFAQTAALAFGKTAAEVEAEGTPANIVPARVFSGDRPTTSILADELSPKILGELIALYEHITFVEGTVWGIDSFDQWGVELGKKLALEIAPAVSGDDAALASQDSSTQGLVSWYRARRS